From a region of the Sporosarcina ureilytica genome:
- a CDS encoding DUF2487 family protein has translation MNWNSQDMDTYFQQKDYIDTLLVPLLKLETAPEALKGSSSATEFLMHLSSFIETQFRGRMMVLPPFTYTQSTNLQEMSNVLSKDLQLMDFKHIFYLTTDRTWTDVEIEGEIIWLPSIPLESMDKQLRNTVIEDQLRQVLPLFTKKWTE, from the coding sequence ATGAATTGGAATAGTCAAGACATGGATACATATTTTCAACAAAAAGATTATATTGATACGTTACTCGTACCTCTATTGAAATTGGAAACGGCTCCGGAAGCTTTAAAAGGGAGTTCATCCGCAACGGAGTTTTTAATGCATCTATCCAGCTTTATTGAAACGCAATTTAGAGGACGGATGATGGTATTACCGCCATTTACATACACGCAATCTACTAATCTACAAGAGATGAGCAATGTGCTGAGTAAAGATTTACAGCTGATGGATTTTAAGCATATATTTTATTTGACGACGGATAGAACTTGGACGGATGTTGAGATAGAAGGGGAGATAATTTGGTTACCTTCCATTCCGTTAGAAAGTATGGACAAGCAATTAAGAAATACGGTCATTGAGGATCAACTCCGACAAGTTCTTCCTTTATTCACAAAGAAGTGGACAGAATAA
- a CDS encoding ReoY family proteolytic degradation factor: protein MKAMVPVDAKKDFVKWFLKRYKLKRRECVWILNYLLSHEKLLENVHFTDEAHYCPRAMVISTTKSESIPFRFYKGNLMTADAEKSFHDLRLYENEKMYIQLNFPNNHACPHYASVREENPFLPAYLQISETDKRIAQQLVEESIENMTRETLRKGIDEALDTNDKERFFALSAMLNDTAMKGKQ from the coding sequence ATGAAGGCGATGGTACCTGTCGATGCCAAAAAAGATTTTGTTAAATGGTTCCTCAAGCGTTATAAGTTAAAGCGACGTGAATGTGTGTGGATTTTGAATTATTTGCTAAGTCACGAGAAACTTTTAGAAAACGTGCACTTTACAGATGAGGCTCATTATTGTCCAAGAGCAATGGTAATTTCTACGACAAAATCAGAAAGCATTCCATTTCGTTTCTACAAAGGAAATTTAATGACAGCCGATGCCGAAAAATCATTTCATGACTTGCGACTTTACGAAAATGAAAAAATGTATATTCAACTTAATTTCCCAAATAATCATGCCTGTCCGCATTATGCAAGTGTTCGTGAGGAGAACCCTTTTTTACCTGCCTATTTGCAAATTAGCGAAACGGATAAAAGAATCGCCCAACAGTTAGTAGAAGAAAGTATCGAAAATATGACCAGGGAAACGCTAAGAAAAGGAATTGACGAGGCACTCGATACGAATGATAAAGAGCGGTTTTTCGCACTCTCAGCGATGTTGAATGATACGGCAATGAAAGGAAAGCAATAA
- a CDS encoding tetratricopeptide repeat protein, translating into MEQLQEIERMIQEGDMETLNVYLNQLKATTDLDLIYEVASILAAYGFMKEASDLYEVLLVHLPNEAQLKIDRANTLIELGDEDEALLLLNDIKKDDDEYVQALLVLADYYQLIGLAETAIDKIKEAHERLPEEPVIKFAYAELLLDSGRYAEATHYYLEIKEQVNEIGDVSIISRLAETYSAGGAYEEAIPYYEEMLQDTSTPDVLFGAAFAYYQVGNPKRAISLLEELIAQDPDYYSAYMLAGQAQILAGKEQKAYDLFKAGILRDEFDKELQLSAGKCALKLGYSEEAETYLKEALVLDPEYIEALVSLASLYHTTERDEELIELLTDANEYIEDISTLHAFLAYAYERTELYDNAYESFKKAYSGMKEDHEFLASYASFLVEEGKRSEAVKVADQLVKLFPDDSNWRAFLESQNDEEV; encoded by the coding sequence ATGGAACAGTTACAAGAAATCGAAAGAATGATTCAAGAAGGTGATATGGAAACGCTAAACGTCTATTTGAATCAGCTTAAGGCAACGACAGATCTGGACTTGATATATGAAGTTGCCAGTATATTAGCGGCATATGGGTTTATGAAAGAGGCGAGTGATTTATATGAAGTTTTACTCGTTCATTTACCTAACGAAGCACAACTAAAAATCGATCGTGCCAATACGCTTATTGAACTAGGCGATGAAGACGAAGCGTTATTATTATTAAATGACATAAAAAAAGATGATGACGAATATGTTCAAGCATTATTGGTCCTTGCTGATTATTACCAGTTGATTGGATTGGCCGAAACTGCAATCGATAAAATAAAAGAAGCGCATGAACGACTACCAGAAGAGCCCGTCATTAAATTTGCATACGCCGAATTATTATTAGATTCAGGAAGATATGCGGAGGCGACCCACTATTATTTAGAAATTAAAGAACAGGTCAATGAAATTGGTGATGTGAGTATCATTTCAAGATTGGCCGAAACGTATAGTGCTGGTGGAGCTTATGAGGAAGCGATTCCTTATTATGAAGAGATGCTACAAGATACATCTACGCCTGATGTTCTATTCGGTGCGGCCTTTGCCTATTATCAAGTGGGTAATCCAAAAAGAGCCATTTCACTACTCGAAGAATTAATTGCCCAAGACCCTGACTATTATTCAGCTTATATGCTTGCGGGGCAGGCACAAATCTTAGCAGGTAAAGAACAAAAAGCCTATGACTTATTTAAAGCGGGTATATTAAGAGATGAATTTGATAAAGAGTTGCAATTATCTGCTGGGAAATGTGCGTTAAAACTTGGTTATTCTGAAGAAGCGGAAACGTATTTAAAAGAAGCGCTCGTGTTAGATCCGGAGTATATTGAAGCCCTTGTATCGCTCGCTTCGTTGTACCATACAACCGAACGTGATGAAGAATTGATAGAACTTTTAACTGATGCCAACGAATATATTGAAGATATCTCTACTTTACACGCTTTCTTAGCATATGCTTATGAAAGAACGGAATTATATGACAATGCATATGAATCGTTTAAGAAGGCATATAGTGGTATGAAAGAAGACCATGAATTTCTAGCTTCCTATGCAAGCTTTCTTGTTGAAGAAGGAAAACGTAGTGAAGCAGTCAAAGTAGCGGACCAACTCGTAAAACTTTTTCCAGATGACTCAAATTGGAGAGCTTTTCTCGAATCGCAAAATGATGAGGAGGTATGA
- the aroA gene encoding 3-phosphoshikimate 1-carboxyvinyltransferase, which translates to MKDLQTIHFKDNTVQGELKVPGDKSISHRAVMLGSIAEGKTTITGFLNGEDCLRTIEIFKQLGVNIDNTGDTVEIHSPGIQGWTTPSEDLYAGNSGTTARLMLGILASSNVQAVISGDESLSSRPMDRVTNPLRDMGASIHSESGTDLLPLKITGTPLKAINYKNPVASAQVKSAILFAGLQAEGTTSVQEETVSRDHTEQMLRYFGADVHVSNGTASIRKGQKLQGQTVHVPGDISSAAFFMVAAGMTPGSSLTLTNVGLNPTRTGIIDVLEAMGVGVTISNESYENGEPVGTLEINHQQLQGIEIGGDLIPRLIDELPIIALLATQAEGTTIIKDAAELRVKETDRIAAVTNELTKIGANIEATPDGMIIHGPTPLKGGTMDSYGDHRLGMMAGIASLVASEPITIQNPACIDISYPSFFEDLESVAQKR; encoded by the coding sequence TTGAAGGATTTACAAACGATTCATTTTAAAGACAATACAGTACAAGGAGAGTTGAAAGTCCCCGGTGATAAATCAATTTCTCACCGCGCCGTAATGCTTGGTTCGATTGCTGAAGGAAAAACGACAATTACCGGTTTCCTTAATGGGGAGGATTGTTTGCGGACGATAGAAATTTTTAAACAGTTAGGCGTAAACATTGACAATACGGGGGACACTGTAGAAATTCATAGTCCAGGGATTCAAGGTTGGACAACTCCTTCCGAAGATTTATATGCAGGAAATTCAGGGACTACTGCCCGGCTTATGCTAGGTATTCTTGCGAGTTCTAACGTACAGGCTGTTATTAGTGGTGATGAATCATTGTCAAGTAGACCAATGGACCGAGTCACCAACCCATTAAGAGATATGGGTGCATCCATTCACTCCGAATCCGGTACAGATTTATTACCCTTGAAAATCACTGGAACCCCTTTAAAAGCGATTAATTATAAAAACCCAGTGGCGAGCGCACAAGTAAAGTCTGCAATTCTTTTTGCGGGATTACAAGCAGAAGGGACCACTTCTGTGCAAGAGGAAACAGTGTCGCGGGACCATACTGAACAAATGCTTCGTTATTTCGGTGCAGATGTTCATGTATCTAATGGAACGGCAAGCATACGGAAGGGACAAAAGCTTCAAGGGCAAACCGTTCACGTACCGGGAGATATTTCTTCAGCGGCCTTTTTTATGGTGGCAGCCGGCATGACGCCCGGAAGTTCATTAACCCTCACAAACGTCGGCTTAAATCCAACGAGAACAGGCATTATTGATGTATTAGAAGCAATGGGTGTTGGGGTTACGATTTCAAATGAATCGTATGAAAACGGTGAACCTGTTGGTACACTGGAAATTAATCATCAACAATTACAAGGCATAGAAATTGGTGGGGACCTAATTCCACGTTTAATCGACGAGTTACCAATTATTGCTTTATTAGCGACACAAGCAGAAGGGACAACAATTATTAAAGACGCGGCAGAATTGCGCGTGAAAGAAACAGATAGAATTGCTGCTGTTACGAATGAATTGACGAAAATTGGTGCGAATATTGAAGCGACTCCTGATGGAATGATTATTCATGGACCAACACCGTTAAAAGGTGGTACGATGGATTCTTATGGTGATCATAGGCTCGGAATGATGGCAGGTATTGCATCGCTAGTCGCATCGGAACCGATTACGATTCAAAATCCTGCATGTATTGATATTTCTTATCCATCATTTTTTGAAGACCTGGAAAGCGTTGCGCAAAAAAGATAG
- a CDS encoding prephenate dehydrogenase, producing MKINVSIIGLGLIGGSLGLALKRNRNVHVTGFDNSYGTMQEAYRRGIIDTIAASIHKVSEQADIIIFATPVNTTVRLLQEVPTWKLKDHVIISDTGSTKGPIMKAATALQEHGITFIGGHPMTGSHKSGVSAAREHLFENAYYILTPAKQVKKEQIQMMQELLIPTKGKVVVIDAEEHDRMTAIVSHFPHLIASSLVGRLSEQQESQPFVRELAAGGFRDLTRIASADPIMWRDITIQNKDELLNQLDGWMEEMARIRKMLLENDPEQIQTFFSEAKNYRDELPISKGALFTTYDLHVDIPDHPGIISEITKILADERISITNIRIVETRTDVFGILVISFQTIADRNKAQLALSEETDYSSHIV from the coding sequence ATGAAAATCAACGTTTCGATCATTGGACTCGGCTTAATCGGCGGTTCGTTAGGGCTGGCATTAAAAAGAAATCGAAATGTACATGTAACAGGCTTCGATAATTCGTATGGTACGATGCAAGAAGCATACCGCCGAGGGATTATAGATACGATTGCCGCGTCCATCCATAAAGTAAGTGAACAAGCAGATATCATCATCTTTGCGACACCGGTGAATACAACAGTGCGTCTGCTACAAGAAGTACCGACATGGAAGTTAAAAGATCATGTCATTATTTCTGATACAGGAAGCACAAAAGGTCCGATAATGAAAGCCGCTACAGCACTCCAAGAACATGGCATTACATTTATAGGCGGACATCCAATGACAGGTTCCCATAAAAGCGGTGTTTCCGCAGCAAGAGAACATCTCTTTGAAAATGCCTATTATATATTAACACCTGCTAAACAAGTTAAAAAAGAACAGATTCAAATGATGCAAGAACTGCTCATCCCTACAAAAGGAAAAGTCGTTGTGATAGATGCAGAAGAACATGACCGAATGACGGCAATCGTAAGTCATTTTCCGCATCTCATCGCATCTTCCCTTGTAGGAAGGCTGTCTGAACAACAAGAAAGTCAACCATTTGTGAGAGAATTGGCTGCAGGAGGGTTTAGAGATTTAACGAGAATCGCATCGGCTGACCCGATTATGTGGCGAGATATTACAATTCAAAATAAAGACGAACTATTAAACCAGTTGGATGGTTGGATGGAAGAAATGGCGCGAATTCGAAAAATGCTTCTAGAAAATGACCCTGAACAAATCCAAACTTTTTTTAGTGAAGCTAAAAATTATCGAGATGAATTACCAATTTCTAAAGGTGCACTCTTCACAACATATGACCTACATGTGGACATCCCTGACCATCCAGGAATTATTTCCGAAATTACAAAAATCCTTGCAGACGAGCGGATTAGCATTACCAATATACGTATCGTCGAAACAAGAACCGACGTTTTTGGTATTTTAGTTATCAGCTTCCAAACTATTGCTGACCGAAACAAAGCTCAATTGGCATTATCTGAGGAAACAGACTACAGCTCACATATTGTGTAG
- the hisC gene encoding histidinol-phosphate transaminase, producing the protein MRWRRVLKEMAPYTPGKSIEEVKAMYGLEDIVKLASNENPYGASPVASERLAPQAVDLEIYPDGYAGKLRTKIASELKINENELLFGSGSDEIIVIIARALLGEGTNTIVATPTFPQYKHHALIEGAEVKEIPLINGEHNLDGFLEAIDNDTSVIWLCSPNNPTGNLIEADKLTAFLAQVPERVLVVLDEAYYEYIVDENYIDTVELIQKHKNVLILRTFSKAYGLAALRVGYAIGDQSLITPLNTTRSPFNVTSLSLAVAEKAFTDKAFIEKCRTLNRAQMERFYAYAEQHGLHVFDSQANFVLLQVPGSATEATEELLKKGYIVRSGDALGTPGYIRVTVGTAEQNDGFFKAFDTLLEGAGRLK; encoded by the coding sequence ATGCGTTGGAGAAGAGTTCTTAAAGAAATGGCCCCATATACACCAGGAAAATCAATCGAAGAAGTAAAGGCGATGTATGGCTTAGAAGATATCGTCAAATTAGCATCAAACGAAAATCCTTATGGTGCATCCCCTGTTGCTTCAGAACGATTAGCGCCACAGGCAGTTGATCTAGAAATATATCCGGATGGGTATGCGGGGAAACTGCGCACTAAAATCGCTTCCGAATTGAAGATTAATGAAAATGAATTACTATTTGGTAGTGGTTCAGATGAAATTATTGTCATTATTGCACGTGCACTTTTAGGAGAAGGCACGAATACAATTGTCGCAACGCCAACATTTCCCCAGTACAAACATCATGCGTTAATTGAAGGAGCCGAAGTAAAAGAGATTCCTTTAATCAATGGCGAACATAACTTAGATGGCTTCCTAGAAGCGATTGATAATGATACGTCAGTCATTTGGTTATGTAGTCCAAATAATCCGACCGGTAACTTAATTGAAGCTGATAAATTAACAGCTTTTCTAGCGCAAGTACCTGAACGTGTCCTTGTCGTGCTTGACGAGGCATATTACGAATATATTGTAGATGAAAACTACATAGATACTGTAGAACTCATTCAAAAACATAAAAATGTACTGATTTTACGAACGTTTTCAAAAGCTTATGGATTAGCTGCTTTACGCGTTGGTTATGCAATCGGTGACCAATCCTTGATTACCCCTTTAAATACAACACGCAGTCCATTCAACGTCACAAGTTTAAGTTTGGCAGTAGCCGAAAAAGCATTTACTGATAAAGCATTTATTGAAAAGTGTAGAACGTTAAATAGAGCGCAAATGGAACGCTTCTATGCATACGCAGAACAACACGGGCTTCATGTATTCGATTCTCAAGCCAATTTCGTTTTACTCCAAGTTCCCGGGAGCGCAACAGAAGCAACGGAGGAATTATTAAAGAAAGGATATATTGTAAGAAGCGGAGATGCACTCGGAACGCCTGGTTATATACGAGTGACGGTCGGAACTGCAGAGCAAAATGATGGTTTTTTCAAAGCCTTTGATACTTTATTAGAAGGTGCAGGACGTCTAAAATGA
- the aroH gene encoding chorismate mutase translates to MTVRGLRGATTIASDNEQDVLQATGVLVQEMAQANHVLPEDIVSVLISTTADIQSAFPAKAVRSIEGWKYVPVMCTHEMNVPGGMPLCIRILLHANCTIPQKNIIHIYQNEAVKLRPDLQK, encoded by the coding sequence TTGACAGTAAGGGGTTTACGCGGAGCAACGACGATTGCAAGTGATAATGAACAAGACGTTTTACAGGCAACGGGGGTACTTGTTCAAGAAATGGCGCAGGCGAATCATGTATTGCCAGAAGATATTGTATCTGTATTAATTTCGACAACGGCAGATATTCAGTCAGCTTTTCCAGCAAAAGCTGTACGTTCCATTGAAGGGTGGAAGTATGTGCCAGTGATGTGTACACATGAGATGAATGTACCGGGTGGAATGCCGTTATGTATACGTATTTTACTACATGCAAATTGTACAATCCCGCAAAAAAATATCATTCATATTTATCAAAATGAGGCAGTGAAATTAAGACCCGATTTACAAAAATAA
- the aroB gene encoding 3-dehydroquinate synthase — protein MGKLTVETTNHRYDVQIGPTTYALFSTVYKDLLTSADRIAIIADEKVAEIHLSSLEASLAIVKNKLVIKTIPAGEACKSIDTYADCQSFLLQQGFTRQSLIIAFGGGACGDLVGFVAATFMRGIRYIHCPTTILAHDSAVGGKTAINMPEGKNMVGAFHQPSAVLFQTGLFSSLPSREIRSGLAELLKHAFISNEEWTMQLLVNESFTNPSEQWLSEELLKGIQVKASIVAEDEFEQSTRKFLNFGHTFGHAVEAACGFGKLSHGESVMIGMIYSLQLSEIMGLTEKTLTEQLIQFANEHEYPLHPIHDFSFDEFMSYMQKDKKMSHGKLNFVLLEGIGQPFVTEVTREQCLRAFQELTTRTEGMS, from the coding sequence ATGGGGAAATTGACAGTTGAAACGACAAATCATCGTTATGATGTACAAATTGGACCTACTACGTATGCACTTTTTTCTACTGTCTATAAAGATCTGCTCACAAGTGCTGATCGAATTGCGATTATTGCAGATGAAAAAGTAGCCGAGATTCATTTATCGTCACTTGAAGCGTCTTTAGCGATTGTGAAAAACAAATTAGTCATAAAAACGATTCCAGCTGGTGAAGCATGTAAATCAATTGACACTTATGCCGATTGTCAATCATTTTTATTACAACAAGGTTTTACCCGCCAGTCGCTCATTATTGCGTTCGGCGGGGGGGCTTGTGGAGATTTAGTCGGCTTTGTCGCAGCGACATTTATGAGAGGCATTCGTTACATTCATTGCCCGACCACGATTCTTGCTCACGACAGTGCGGTAGGGGGAAAAACCGCAATTAACATGCCTGAGGGGAAAAATATGGTAGGTGCATTTCATCAACCATCTGCTGTGTTGTTTCAAACAGGATTATTTTCCTCGTTGCCGTCTCGAGAAATTAGGTCGGGTCTTGCCGAATTATTAAAACATGCCTTTATTTCCAATGAAGAATGGACGATGCAATTACTTGTAAATGAATCTTTTACGAATCCATCGGAACAATGGTTATCGGAAGAATTATTAAAGGGCATTCAAGTGAAAGCATCAATCGTTGCGGAAGATGAATTTGAGCAGTCTACCCGGAAATTTCTCAATTTTGGGCATACATTCGGTCATGCAGTTGAAGCAGCCTGTGGATTTGGTAAGTTAAGCCACGGAGAATCTGTCATGATTGGAATGATTTACAGTTTGCAATTGAGTGAAATAATGGGGCTTACAGAAAAAACGTTAACAGAACAGTTGATTCAATTCGCAAATGAACATGAATACCCACTTCATCCAATTCATGATTTCTCATTTGACGAATTTATGAGTTATATGCAAAAAGATAAAAAAATGTCCCATGGAAAGTTAAATTTCGTTTTACTTGAAGGGATTGGACAACCATTTGTAACGGAAGTAACCAGGGAACAATGTTTACGAGCGTTTCAGGAGCTAACGACAAGGACGGAGGGAATGTCTTGA
- the aroC gene encoding chorismate synthase, whose protein sequence is MRFFTAGESHGPQLTAIIEGLPAQMDLTTDMINKELARRQGGHGRGRRMQIETDEVVISSGVRHGKTLGSPVTLTVVNDDWKHWTKIMGIEPLGEDVDPASIKRQISRPRPGHADLVGGMKYGHRDLRNVLERSSARETTMRVAIGAVAKKFLEEIGITTVAHVHEIGGVKIDSSTYENLSMEELRTVIEQDPVYCADPVASKKMVQAIDDAKDRGDTIGGVVEVIIEGCPPGIGSYVQFDRKLDAKLASAMMSINAFKGVEIGLGFEMAKLPGSEVHDEIAWDEEKGYYRKTNRLGGLEGGMSTGMPITVKGVMKPIPTLYKPLESVDIDTKEPFVATIERSDPCAVPAASVVAEHVIATALAQAIMEEFRADTIDGIRNEIEAYRAYVKEF, encoded by the coding sequence ATGAGATTTTTTACAGCAGGAGAATCACACGGACCTCAATTAACAGCAATTATAGAAGGGTTACCTGCCCAAATGGACTTAACGACAGACATGATTAATAAAGAACTGGCAAGAAGACAAGGTGGACACGGACGAGGTCGACGCATGCAAATTGAAACAGATGAGGTCGTCATTTCTTCAGGTGTTCGCCATGGGAAAACACTCGGGTCGCCAGTGACATTGACAGTTGTAAACGACGACTGGAAACATTGGACAAAAATAATGGGGATTGAACCATTAGGTGAAGACGTGGATCCGGCAAGTATTAAACGTCAAATTTCACGTCCACGTCCAGGACATGCTGATCTTGTAGGCGGTATGAAATATGGTCATCGCGATTTGCGCAATGTGCTAGAACGTTCCTCGGCTCGTGAAACAACGATGCGAGTTGCGATAGGGGCCGTTGCGAAGAAGTTTTTAGAAGAGATTGGGATTACAACAGTGGCGCACGTTCATGAAATTGGTGGTGTCAAAATCGATTCATCGACTTATGAAAACCTAAGCATGGAAGAGTTACGAACGGTAATTGAACAAGACCCGGTTTACTGTGCAGATCCAGTGGCATCTAAAAAAATGGTCCAAGCGATAGATGATGCAAAAGATAGAGGCGATACCATCGGCGGTGTCGTAGAAGTCATCATTGAAGGATGCCCGCCTGGGATTGGCAGTTACGTGCAATTCGACCGAAAACTTGACGCGAAGTTAGCTAGTGCAATGATGAGTATTAACGCATTCAAAGGTGTAGAAATTGGGCTTGGGTTTGAAATGGCCAAATTACCTGGAAGCGAAGTGCATGATGAAATTGCGTGGGATGAAGAAAAAGGGTACTACCGAAAAACGAATCGCCTCGGTGGATTAGAAGGCGGTATGTCGACGGGAATGCCAATCACAGTAAAAGGTGTCATGAAACCAATTCCAACCCTGTATAAACCGCTTGAAAGTGTTGACATAGACACGAAAGAACCATTTGTTGCAACGATTGAGCGTTCAGACCCTTGTGCCGTTCCAGCAGCTTCAGTTGTTGCGGAGCATGTGATTGCAACAGCGCTCGCACAAGCAATTATGGAGGAGTTTCGAGCGGATACGATAGATGGCATTCGAAATGAAATTGAAGCGTATAGAGCGTATGTAAAGGAGTTTTAA
- a CDS encoding CheR family methyltransferase, giving the protein MPDYKTFIGNIKRKTGIDLSLYKEAQMKRRLTSLYERKGYKNFSVFYDAIHNDRAILDEFLDRMTINVSEFYRNKERWEVLDKKIFPQLLSKTKRLKIWSAACSTGEEPYSLAMVLSSHVPLRDISILATDLDEGALERAKVGLYPERALKDVPRNVLSNYFVNEGNHYQVNEEIKKTVTFKQHNLLNDRYDTGYDLIVCRNVMIYFTEEAKEEIYMNFAKALKPGGVLFVGSTEQIFNPAKYGFESIETFFYKKL; this is encoded by the coding sequence ATGCCGGATTATAAAACATTTATTGGAAATATTAAGCGTAAAACAGGTATCGATTTATCTCTTTATAAAGAAGCACAAATGAAAAGAAGACTGACTTCGTTATATGAAAGAAAGGGATACAAGAATTTTAGCGTTTTTTATGATGCGATCCATAATGATCGTGCTATACTAGATGAATTTTTAGATAGAATGACAATTAATGTGTCAGAGTTTTATCGAAACAAAGAACGTTGGGAAGTGCTTGATAAAAAAATTTTTCCTCAATTGCTTTCTAAAACGAAAAGACTGAAGATTTGGAGTGCGGCTTGTTCGACTGGTGAAGAACCCTATTCTTTAGCAATGGTACTCTCCTCGCATGTACCCCTACGAGATATTTCTATTTTAGCGACAGATTTAGATGAAGGTGCCCTTGAACGTGCTAAGGTTGGGCTTTATCCAGAACGCGCATTAAAAGATGTTCCGCGAAATGTTTTAAGCAATTATTTTGTTAATGAAGGCAATCATTATCAAGTAAACGAAGAAATAAAAAAAACCGTCACTTTTAAACAACATAATTTATTAAATGATCGGTATGACACAGGGTATGACTTAATCGTTTGCCGAAACGTCATGATTTATTTTACAGAAGAGGCAAAGGAAGAAATTTATATGAACTTTGCTAAAGCCTTAAAGCCTGGTGGCGTTTTATTTGTTGGAAGTACCGAACAAATTTTCAATCCAGCGAAATACGGATTCGAATCAATCGAAACATTTTTTTATAAAAAACTATAA
- the ndk gene encoding nucleoside-diphosphate kinase has translation MERTFLMVKPDGVQRNLIGDIVSRFENKGFQLVGAKLMQVTEELAQQHYGEHKERPFFGELVDFITSGPVFAMVWEGENVISTARLLVGATNPTESAPGTIRGDYAVTVGKNIIHGSDSPESAVREIGLFFNEEELVSYDKTMSTWII, from the coding sequence ATGGAAAGAACATTTTTAATGGTAAAACCAGACGGCGTACAACGCAACTTGATTGGCGACATCGTAAGCCGTTTTGAAAACAAAGGTTTCCAACTTGTTGGTGCGAAACTTATGCAAGTTACAGAAGAACTAGCACAGCAACATTACGGAGAGCATAAAGAACGTCCATTTTTTGGAGAGCTTGTTGATTTCATCACATCTGGACCAGTTTTTGCAATGGTTTGGGAAGGTGAAAATGTAATTTCAACAGCACGTTTACTTGTTGGTGCAACAAACCCAACAGAATCAGCTCCAGGAACAATTCGCGGTGACTACGCAGTAACTGTAGGTAAAAACATCATTCACGGTTCTGACTCACCTGAATCTGCTGTTCGTGAAATTGGTCTTTTCTTCAACGAAGAAGAACTTGTATCATACGACAAAACAATGTCTACTTGGATTATCTAA
- a CDS encoding polyprenyl synthetase family protein, protein MEKLQVLSLYANFRKDLNYIEKELECSVDSASPIIRQASLHLLRAGGKRIRPIFVLLASEFGQFSLERVAKVAVALELVHMASLVHDDVIDNSDMRRGRQTVKAKWNNRIAMYTGDYIFAQALVSIADIKNPAVHQLLAKTMLEICEGEIIQIEHQRVVNQTIRDYLRRIKRKTALLLSSSCELGALVTGAEPDVVNKLSRFGYYAGMSFQITDDILDLTSTDKELGKPAGSDLLNGHLTLPIFYLKDHPEFQPYMAQAFSGELTEQSRQEMLAYVRQSGAIEKAAAVSDLYLEKAKHEIRALPEGKAKESFIQIAEFIGKRNY, encoded by the coding sequence TTGGAAAAGTTACAAGTTTTATCACTTTACGCAAACTTTCGTAAAGATCTTAATTATATAGAAAAGGAACTTGAATGTTCCGTTGATTCGGCTTCCCCGATTATTCGGCAAGCTTCACTTCACCTATTACGCGCAGGAGGGAAGCGAATCCGACCCATTTTTGTCCTGCTTGCTTCTGAATTCGGACAATTTTCTTTGGAGCGAGTGGCAAAGGTTGCGGTCGCCCTTGAACTTGTCCATATGGCTTCTCTCGTTCATGATGATGTCATCGATAATTCAGATATGAGAAGAGGGCGTCAGACAGTTAAAGCGAAATGGAATAACCGGATTGCGATGTATACCGGTGACTATATATTTGCACAAGCACTTGTTTCAATTGCGGATATTAAAAATCCAGCGGTTCACCAATTGCTTGCGAAAACGATGTTGGAAATTTGCGAAGGTGAAATTATTCAAATAGAACACCAACGTGTCGTCAACCAAACAATCCGAGATTATCTTCGTCGGATAAAACGTAAGACAGCTTTGCTACTATCTTCGAGTTGTGAATTAGGCGCCCTCGTAACGGGTGCAGAACCAGATGTGGTAAATAAGCTAAGTCGATTCGGCTATTACGCGGGCATGTCATTTCAAATAACGGATGATATTCTAGATCTCACTTCGACAGACAAAGAGCTCGGTAAGCCAGCTGGTAGTGATTTACTAAATGGTCATTTAACGTTGCCGATATTTTATTTGAAAGATCATCCTGAATTTCAACCTTATATGGCGCAAGCTTTCAGCGGCGAATTAACCGAACAATCGAGACAAGAAATGTTAGCGTATGTTCGCCAGTCCGGAGCAATTGAAAAAGCTGCTGCGGTAAGTGATTTATATTTAGAAAAAGCAAAGCATGAAATTCGTGCACTTCCAGAAGGAAAAGCGAAGGAATCATTTATTCAGATTGCTGAATTTATTGGTAAACGCAACTATTAA